A genomic window from Salvia hispanica cultivar TCC Black 2014 chromosome 5, UniMelb_Shisp_WGS_1.0, whole genome shotgun sequence includes:
- the LOC125186076 gene encoding ATPase WRNIP1 has translation MEADAALEQLLGMGFAADSAAHALSSCGGDIHKATDFLLNNNHPHLPQTPPPPLDSTPPNIQPKINRFFNLNPNPSPKTDLKNPQKTLIDKIQHSPDLKRPRSPEIQPEPPRAPLSERMRPRSLDEVLGQDHLLSADSLLRSAAARGRLPSIILWGPPGTGKTSIARALVSSCPPSASYRFVSLSAVTAGVKEVRDAVDSARRRSTKRTLLFLDEVHRFNKAQQDSFLPVIEDGSIVFVGATTENPSFHLITPLLSRCRVLTLSPLQPPHLSTLIKQASIDSQRGILATINATTVEIEDSAVEFLSLNCDGDARVALNALEAAATTAAARAPALDGRLCVSCGDVKEALQCKHLAYDRAGEEHYNLISALHKSMRGGNADAAIYWLARMLEGGEEPLYVARRLIRFASEDVGLADSHALGHAVACHQACHFIGMPECGVVLAHCVAYLALAPKSVAVYRAFGAAQKAVKESAGQNERVPMHLRNAPTKLMKELGYGEGYAYPPDDPDGAASQTYLPPSLQGCKFLQWP, from the coding sequence atggaggcgGATGCTGCACTTGAGCAGCTCCTCGGCATGGGCTTCGCCGCTGACTCCGCCGCCCATGCCCTCTCCTCCTGCGGCGGCGATATCCACAAAGCCACCGATTTCCTCCTCAACAACAACCACCCTCACCTTCCTCAAACCCCACCACCACCTCTCGATTCCACCCCTCCCAATATCCAGCCCAAAATCAACCGATTCTTCAATCTCAATCCCAATCCCAGTCCCAAAACAGATCtcaaaaacccccaaaaaacCCTAATTGACAAAATCCAACACTCCCCTGATTTGAAGCGCCCCAGATCCCCGGAAATTCAACCAGAACCGCCGCGCGCGCCTCTCTCCGAGCGGATGCGGCCGCGCTCGCTCGACGAGGTGCTGGGCCAGGACCACCTCCTCTCCGCCGATTCCCTCCTCCGCTCCGCCGCCGCCCGCGGCCGCCTCCCCTCCATCATCCTCTGGGGCCCACCCGGCACCGGCAAGACCTCCATCGCCCGCGCCCTCGTCTCCTCCTGCCCCCCTTCCGCCTCCTACCGCTTCGTCTCCCTCTCCGCCGTCACCGCCGGCGTCAAAGAGGTCCGCGACGCCGTCGACTCAGCCCGCCGCCGCAGCACCAAAAGAACCCTCCTTTTCCTCGACGAAGTCCACCGCTTCAACAAAGCTCAGCAAGACTCCTTCCTCCCCGTCATCGAAGACGGCAGCATCGTCTTCGTCGGCGCCACCACCGAAAACCCCTCTTTCCACCTCATCACGCCGCTGCTCTCTCGCTGCCGAGTCCTCACCCTCAGCCCCCTCCAGCCTCCCCATCTCTCCACTCTCATCAAACAAGCATCAATTGATTCACAAAGAGGAATCCTGGCTACTATCAATGCCACCACCGTCGAAATCGAAGATTCCGCCGTCGAATTCCTCTCTCTTAACTGCGACGGCGACGCCCGTGTCGCCCTCAACGCGCTCGAGGCCGCCGCCACCACGGCGGCCGCCCGAGCACCTGCACTGGACGGCCGCCTTTGCGTCTCCTGCGGCGACGTAAAGGAAGCCCTCCAGTGCAAGCACCTCGCGTACGACCGCGCGGGTGAGGAGCATTACAACCTCATCTCGGCGCTCCACAAGTCGATGCGCGGGGGCAACGCGGACGCTGCCATCTACTGGCTCGCGCGGATGCTCGAGGGCGGCGAGGAGCCGCTCTACGTTGCGCGGCGCCTAATCCGGTTCGCCTCCGAGGACGTCGGCCTTGCGGACTCGCACGCTCTGGGGCACGCCGTGGCGTGCCACCAGGCGTGCCATTTCATCGGGATGCCCGAGTGCGGCGTCGTGCTGGCGCACTGCGTGGCGTACCTTGCGCTCGCGCCGAAGTCGGTGGCCGTGTACCGCGCGTTCGGAGCAGCGCAGAAGGCGGTGAAGGAGTCCGCGGGGCAGAACGAGAGGGTGCCGATGCATCTGAGGAACGCACCGACGAAGCTGATGAAGGAGCTCGGGTACGGGGAGGGGTACGCCTATCCACCCGATGATCCCGATGGGGCGGCGTCTCAGACATACCTGCCGCCATCGCTCCAAGGTTGCAAATTCCTTCAGTGGCCCTAG
- the LOC125188858 gene encoding transcription factor TGA2.2-like, which yields MGSTTIKFSAEDNRAGMPSFISHTPAANPIGTESSATQSPQAPNFGVLEQYLGFRIEDPANNVGRSPVFNQSMNNQSVGPDLQSGAFNKTYASANTNFSAALMGSQPVQLQKGPQPNLFSTSSGQHENWGESNMAESSSRTDTSTDLDPDDKNQKFDGQSAGVGVSDSSDKSKEKTSDQKTLRRLAQNREAARKSRLRKKAYVQQLENSRLKLTQLEQELQRARQQGVFISNSGDQSHVGSANGALAFDAEYARWTEEQNKLINELRTAVNSHASDTELRTLVDNVTTHFNDVFRLKTNAAKADVFHILSGMWKTPAERCFMWLGGFRPSELLKLLANQLEPLTEQQLTGIYNLRESSQQAEDALSQGMDALQQSLAETLANGTSGPEGSSGNVANYMGQMAMAMGKLGTLDGFLRQADNLREQTLQQMHRVLTTRQSARGLLLIHDYFSRLRALSSLWLARPRE from the exons ATGGGTAGCACAACCATCAAATTTAGTGCAGAGGATAACAGAGCAGGGATGCCCAGCTTCATTTCTCATACTCCTGCTGCCAATCCCAt TGGTACAGAATCCAGTGCAACTCAATCCCCACAAGCTCCAAATTTTGGGGTCCTCGAGCAATATCTTGGTTTCCGTATTGAAGATCCTGCTAATAATGTTGGCCGAA GTCCCGTTTTTAACCAAAGTATGAATAACCAATCTGTAGGCCCCGATCTCCAGTCTGGTGCATTCAATAAG ACGTATGCCTCGGCCAACACAAATTTTTCAGCAGCTCTAATGGGCTCTCAACCAGTTCAATTGCAAAAGGGACCACAGCCAAATCTATTCTCTACTTCCAGTGGCCAACATGAAAACTGGGGAGAATCCAACATGGCAGAATCCAGTTCCCGGACGGACACTTCAACTGATTTGGACCCAGATGACAAAAACCAGAAG TTTGATGGTCAATCCGCTGGTGTTGGGGTTTCAGATTCCAGTGacaaatcaaaagaaaaaacctCAGATCAGAAG ACATTGCGAAGGCTCGCCCAAAATCGTGAAGCTGCCAGGAAAAGCAGACTGAGAAAGAAA GCCTATGTGCAGCAGCTAGAAAACAGCAGGCTGAAGCTAACTCAACTTGAGCAGGAACTACAACGTGCACGTCAGCAAGGTGTCTTCATTTCGAACTCGGGAGATCAGTCCCATGTGGGGAGTGCCAACG GGGCGTTGGCTTTTGACGCCGAGTACGCACGGTGGACGGAAGAACAGAACAAACTAATCAACGAGTTGAGAACAGCAGTCAATTCGCATGCAAGTGACACTGAACTTCGTACTCTCGTGGATAACGTGACGACGCATTTCAACGACGTTTTCAGGCTGAAGACTAATGCAGCCAAGGCTGATGTATTCCACATCTTATCAGGAATGTGGAAAACACCTGCGGAGAGGTGTTTCATGTGGCTTGGTGGCTTCCGCCCCTCGGAGCTTCTCAAG CTTCTTGCGAACCAGCTGGAGCCGCTCACGGAGCAGCAGTTGACGGGGATCTACAATCTGCGGGAATCCTCTCAGCAAGCGGAGGATGCCCTGTCACAGGGTATGGATGCATTGCAACAATCACTAGCTGAGACGCTAGCCAATGGCACTTCAGGGCCCGAAGGCTCGTCTGGAAATGTCGCCAATTATATGGGCCAGATGGCGATGGCGATGGGGAAGTTGGGAACTCTGGATGGCTTCCTTCGGCAG GCCGACAATCTACGAGAACAAACTCTGCAACAGATGCACCGAGTACTGACGACCAGACAATCAGCTCGAGGTCTGCTCTTGATACACGACTACTTCTCGAGGCTCCGAGCTCTTAGCTCTCTTTGGCTAGCTAGGCCGCGCGAATGA